A single Lactuca sativa cultivar Salinas chromosome 8, Lsat_Salinas_v11, whole genome shotgun sequence DNA region contains:
- the LOC111904410 gene encoding 65-kDa microtubule-associated protein 6, which translates to MLAVSPSSVRTATTCNTLLRELQQIWMDIGENETEKDRMLMELERECLEVYKRKVDEAANAKARLHQSVAAKEAELATLIAALGDLNTHFPLNMENKSSSLKAQLAMVTPLVEDLKLKKEERIKQFAEIKGQIEKINSEISGYTQFTDAINSLTLEEQDLSLRKLGEYQSHLRTLQKEKSERLHKVLAHVNEVHSTCRVLGLDFGKTISDVHPSLHGTSPEQATNISDTTLEGLENAILKLKTEKKVRFQKLKDIAGLLFELWHIMDSTREEKSYFLRITSVIRLPEAEIIEPNALSLDVIQQASQEVERLSKLKASRMKELVMKRRSELEDICFKTHIEPDPSTAIDKSNAMIDSGLVDPSELLANIEAQIGKVKAEALSRKEIMDRIERWLSACEEENWLEDYNLDQNRYSAGRGVHLSLKRAERARITVNKIPAMVDNLICKTVTWEDEKKKLFLYDGARLVTILEEYKLSRLQKEEEKKRSRDQKRLQDLLLTERESIYGSKPSPRRASSFRMSGNGYRNGNGSMTPTPRRSSVGSPTMEPMTPRSYSSRQNGYSKEMRRLTTTPLNFVAIPKEDTISFSSVYGSEPGSPLQS; encoded by the exons ATGTTGGCAGTGAGTCCTTCGAGTGTTCGTACAGCCACTACTTGCAATACTTTACTTCGGGAACTTCAG CAAATATGGATGGACATAGGTGAGAATGAAACCGAAAAAGACAGAATGTTAATGGAATTAGAAAGAGAATGTTTAGAAGTTTATAAAAGAAAAGTCGATGAAGCTGCAAATGCAAAAGCCCGCCTTCATCAGTCGGTGGCAGCCAAAGAAGCGGAACTCGCCACCCTCATCGCCGCCCTGGGTGACCTGAACACTCATTTTCCG CTAAACATGGAAAACAAATCATCATCATTGAAAGCTCAACTTGCAATGGTGACACCATTGGTAGAGGATTTAAAACtcaaaaaagaagaaagaatcaaACAATTTGCAGAAATAAAAGGTCAAATTGAAAAAATCAACAGTGAAATTTCGGGATATACACAATTTACAGACGCAATTAACTCACTAACTCTCGAAGAACAAGACTTATCTCTGAGAAAACTTGGTGAATACCAATCTCATCTTCGTACTCTACAAAAGGAAAAG TCAGAACGTCTCCATAAAGTTTTGGCCCATGTAAACGAAGTCCATTCCACGTGTCGTGTTCTTGGATTGGATTTTGGGAAAACCATTAGCGATGTTCATCCAAGCTTACATGGAACAAGTCCAGAACAAGCAACAAACATAAGCGATACCACATTAGAAGGTCTTGAAAACGCGATTCTTAAATTGAAAACAGAGAAAAAAGTCCGATTTCAGAAG CTTAAAGATATCGCTGGATTGTTATTCGAACTATGGCATATAATGGATTCAACGAGGGAAGAAAAAAGTTACTTTTTGAGAATTACATCGGTGATTAGATTACCAGAAGCAGAAATCATCGAACCAAATGCTCTTTCATTGGATGTTATTCAACAG GCTTCACAAGAAGTTGAGAGGTTAAGTAAACTGAAAGCAAGTCGAATGAAGGAATTAGTCATGAAAAGAAGATCTGAATTAGAAGATATATGTTTCAAGACTCATATTGAACCTGATCCAAGTACAGCTATTGATAAATCTAATGCAATGATTGATTCTG GTTTGGTGGACCCCAGTGAGCTTTTGGCAAACATTGAAGCACAAATTGGTAAAGTAAAGGCTGAAGCTTTGAGTCGAAAGGAAATCATGGATAGAATAGAAAGGTGGCTTTCTGCTTGTGAAGAGGAAAATTGGCTTGAAGATTATAATCTA GATCAAAATCGGTATAGTGCAGGAAGAGGAGTTCATCTAAGTTTAAAACGTGCAGAAAGGGCTCGAATTACTGTTAACAAGATTCCAG CCATGGTTGATAATCTAATATGCAAAACGGTTACATGGGAAGATGAGAAAAAGAAGCTGTTTCTTTACGATGGG GCGCGTTTGGTGACAATCTTGGAGGAATATAAACTATCAAGACTACAAAAAGAAGAGGAAAAGAAGAGATCAAGG GACCAAAAGCGCCTCCAAGACTTGCTACTAACGGAAAGGGAATCCATATACGGGTCGAAACCTAGTCCAAGAAGAGCAAGTAGTTTTCGCATGTCCGGAAAcggataccggaatggaaatggatCAATGACTCCAACTCCCAGAAGAAGCTCGGTTGGTAGTCCAACAATGGAACCCATGACTCCGAGGTCTTATTCCAGTCGCCAAAACGGGTATTCAAAAGAAATGAGAAGGCTAACAACTACACCCCTTAACTTTGTTGCCATTCCTAAAGAAGATACAATATCGTTTTCTTCTGTATATGGATCCGAACCCGGGTCCCCACTTCAGAGCTAA